One Rhinoderma darwinii isolate aRhiDar2 chromosome 6, aRhiDar2.hap1, whole genome shotgun sequence DNA window includes the following coding sequences:
- the LOC142656531 gene encoding NXPE family member 4-like, with product MALVRKKMLTPVLLAIVFLLSFFWHKSVFQVSEPTVPQPIEYHLQSHIDAVFGKLQSLIPNVTFTTFSRSTSGKNSKVSIVNQRERYCVGEDLVVQVDMYDHLGNRKTYGGDFIRSRLFSPKLGAAVSGRVEDFQNGSFHIHFPLRWVDSDKAKVSMRLWHPSEGIAALWRARHASLGVLGFQGRYEYLGKEAISTCGFQPNTAKEFCEYKDELYEEAFYCIKPKDLPCECLKNMRAVDLQVSYLTPEEKSLFQGSNVGVEMAQGLEILVTDCGNPPQTPKPKCQTGMNSSFPSGYFYNYTWNPVNCGMTVYKTGDDFTKCLQGKNLFLIGDSTLRQYMMHFTETIQIVKYFRHHESGWSSWEKTLEAINMDKDIYVSYKRHGFPLESFMFYYFKEDMYTSRQIDQRGGGQDTIFVITMGQHFRQFPIKLYIRRAINIRRAVERLLIRSPETKVIIKTENTREGVAPQERIGDFHGYSQYLVLREVFQGINVGFVDAWDMTVAASTESVHPPGFTFDSILSLTFTFAC from the exons ATGGCGCTAGTTAGGAAAAAAATGCTCACACCAGTATTATTAGCCATCGTCTTCCTGTTGAGCTTTTTCTGGCATAAAAGCGTGTTCCAGGTGAGCG AGCCGACGGTTCCACAGCCGATAGAATATCATCTTCAGTCTCATATAGATGCGGTCTTTGGCAAACTCCAAAGCCTCATCCCAAATGTTACATTCACTACATTTAGTAGAAGCACAAGTGGCAAGAATAGTAAGGTATCCATAGTAAACCAAAGAGAGCGGTACTGTGTCGGAGAAGACTTAGTGGTACAGGTTGATATGTATGATCATCTGGGCAACAGGAAAACCTATGGAGGAGACTTCATAAGATCACGACTCTTTTCTCCAAAGCTTGGAGCTGCTGTGTCTGGTCGGGTGGAAGACTTTCAGAATGGATCCTTTCATATCCACTTTCCTTTACGATGGGTTGATAGTGATAAAGCCAAAGTCTCCATGCGACTGTGGCATCCCAGTGAAGGTATTGCAGCCCTCTGGAGAGCAAGACATGCCAGTCTAGGGGTTCTTGGTTTCCAAGGAAGATACGAATACCTTGGCAAGGAAGCAATCTCTACATGTGGCTTTCAGCCGAACACAGCTAAAGAGTTTTGCGAGTACAAAGATGAACTTTACGAAGAAGCCTTCTACTGTATTAAACCTAAAGACCTTCCTTGCGAATGTTTGAAGAACATGAGAGCTGTGGACCTCCAAGTGTCCTATCTTACGCCTGAAGAGAAATCACTATTTCAAGG GTCTAATGTTGGTGTGGAAATGGCCCAAGGTTTGGAGATACTGGTTACAGATTGTGGAA ATCCTCCACAAACACCAAAACCAAAATGTCAGACCGGGATGAATTCTTCCTTCCCTAGTGGATACTTCTATAATTACACCTGGAACCCCGTGAATTGTGGTATGACAGTCTATAAAACGGGGGACGACTTTACGAAGTGTCTGCAGGGGAAGAACCTCTTCCTCATCGGAGATTCCACGTTACGTCAGTACATGATGCACTTCACCGAGACCATTCAGA ttgtgaaATATTTCCGTCATCATGAGAGCGGATGGAGTTCATGGGAGAAGACACTTGAGGCCATAAACATGGATAAGGACATTTACGTCTCCTACAAAAGGCACGGCTTCCCTCTAGAGAGCTTCATGTTCTATTACTTCAAGGAGGACATGTACACGAGTCGTCAGATTGACCAACGCGGCGGGGGGCAGGACACCATCTTTGTTATTACTATGGGACAACATTTCAGACAGTTTCCAATAAAGCTTTACATCAGACGAGCAATCAACATCCGCAGAGCCGTGGAACGACTGTTAATAAGGAGTCCAGAAACCAAGGTCATCATCAAGACGGAAAACACCAGAGAAGGCGTCGCTCCTCAAGAGAGAATCGGGGACTTCCATGGCTACAGCCAGTACCTGGTGCTTAGAGAAGTCTTCCAAGGGATCAACGTGGGCTTTGTGGATGCGTGGGACATGACGGTGGCTGCCTCCACAGAGTCCGTTCATCCCCCAGGATTCACATTTGACAGTATATTGAGCCTGACATTCaccttcgcctgttaa